From Pararhizobium sp. A13:
ACCACCTCGGCGCCCCCGGCCAGAAGCCCCTCGATCATCGTTGCCAGATAATCGCTGCGCGATCCCCAGCCATGGAGCAGGAGCACGCGTTTTGCCGCGCCTCACCCTGCGCGCGAAAGCGCTTTGCCATCACCCACCCACCGGCGTAGGAAAGCGTAACCGGATGAGCGCCTGCCATCACGGGTTCTGCCGCTGCGAGCGCTGCCTTTTCCTTGCCGTTTGACGGCTTGCGGGAGGGCGTCACACTGAACAGCCGAAACGCCAGCCGTCCCGCCGTCTCCGGAGAGAAGGCCGATACGCATCTGAGGGCAAGACGGGTGACCTCGATCGCAAAGGATGCCATAGTGGGATTCCCTTTAAATGTTCAATGATGAACATTATTGTACAACGATGAACAAAAAGCAAGCGACGATCGAACACCATCATTTTCCCTGGGACCATCCGCGTTTCCGCAGTTGGATTGCGGTCGCCCGCGCCTGCCAGCTGATGCAGCAGACGTTGACTCGCGCACTCGCCGATCTCGACATCAAGCCGCCTCATCTCGACATCCTGATCAACCTCTATCGCTTCGACGGCATCTCGCAGCAGGAACTCGCACGAAAACTTCTCGTCGGGCGCTCCAACATGAGCATGCTTTTGCCCCAGCTCGAAAAACGCGGGTTGATCGAGCGGCGCGGCGACGAGAAGGACAAGCGCGTGCTGCGGCTGTCGCTGACTGCGAGCGGCCGTGAGTTGACAGAGCAGGCGATGGAGATCCAGACCGCGCTGATCGAAAAATCGCTGGACAACGAACCGATCGAGGACTGCCTGATCGTCGCCCAATCCATGGAGCGGCTGATTGCCGTTCTATTGAAGGAGGAAGCTGATCTCGACTGACGGCGCCGGCCGTTAGCGCGGCTTTTCCGCCTTGTCGCGGGTCATGCCCTTCTCGGCGAGATCGCGCTCATAGGCAGCAAAAAGGGTCTCACCGGTCTCGCCGAGTTCACGCAGATAATTCCAGGTGAATATCCCGGTATCGTGAAAATCGTCAAATCCGATCCGCACCGCATAATTGCCGGTCGGCGTCATCGAGATGATCGAGACATTGCGTTTGCCGGGCACCGTCAGCCCCTGCCCCGGCCCGTGGCCCTGAACCTCGGCCGATGGCGACAGCACCCGCAGCATCTCCGCCGAAAGATCGAAGGAGGCGCCGTCGTTGAAGGTCACCGTCAGCCGGTGGCGATCCTTCGAAACGCGCAATTCGGTCGGCCAGATGTCGCTCATGATTTCAGTCTCCTGCTTGTGCCAAGCACTAGCGCAGATTCCCGCCGGAGGGAATTCCGGGCCTTCGCTTCCTTCCGGTGAAAGAAAGTGTTTCGCCGGTTTTCTGATGGTTTTCCGTGCTTTCGCCTTGACGCCGCCAGTTTTGCTCACGACATTGATGCAGCAGGGAGAATTTCGTTGAATACCGTCACCATCGACAGGACCGGCGCCCACAAGCTGGTCGATGCCAAAACGCCGATGATCGACCCGTTCGGGCGCGCCGTTACCTATCTCAGGGTTTCGGTAACGGATCGCTGCGACTTCCGCTGCACCTATTGCATGGCGGAAAACATGACCTTCCTGCCGAAGAAGGACCTCCTGACGCTGGAGGAGCTCAACCGGCTCTGTTCCGCCTTCATCGCCAAGGGCGTGCGTAAGTTGCGGCTGACCGGCGGCGAGCCGTTGGTGCGCAAGAACGTTATGTTCCTGGTGCGCGAGCTTGGCAAGCATGTCCATTCCGGCGCTCTTGATGAACTGACCCTGACCACCAACGGCTCGCAGCTGTCGCGCTTTGCCGCCGAACTCGCCGATTGCGGCGTCCGGCGCATCAACGTCTCGCTCGACACGCTCGACGCTGACAAGTTCAAACAGATCACCCGCTGGGGCGAGTTCTCGAAAGTCATCGAAGGCATCGACGCCGCGCAAGCGGCCGGCATTCATGTCAAGATCAACGCCGTCGCCCTCAAGGACCTCAACGACGCCGAGATCCCGGACATGCTGCGCTGGGCGCACGGCCGCGGCATGGACCTGACGCTGATCGAAACCATGCCGATGGGCGAGATCGACGAGGACCGGACCGACCACTACCTGCCGCTGTCCGAAATGCGCGATCGCCTCGCGCGCGAGTTCACCTTGTCGGACATCGCCTACAAGACCGGCGGCCCCGCCCGCTATCTGAGCGTGACTGAGACCGGCGGCCGGCTCGGCCTGATCACGCCGATGACCCATAATTTCTGCGAGAGCTGCAACCGCGTCCGCCTCACCTGCACCGGCACGCTGTATATGTGCCTCGGCCAGAACGATGCCGCCGACCTACGCACGCCGCTGCGCGCCTCCGACGACGATGCCTATCTGTCGCGCGTCATCGATGAGGCGATCACCCGCAAGCCCAAGGGCCACGACTTCATCATTGACCGCACCCGCAACAAACCCGCCGTCGCCCGCCACATGAGCGTCACCGGCGGCTGACCGATCCGCGCACTCGGTCCCCCCAGCCCGGATTTTCGATGTCCATCAGCAGAATGCATCGCGACGAGCTTGATATCGACAAGGCGCCAGCAAGCCAGCTGGTGGCGGGGCAATTCCCCCAATGGGCGGATCTTCGAACCCGTCCTTTCCGCGCAAACCGATAATGCCATCTACCGATTGGGACATGGAATGGCCGTACGCCTGCCGCGCCGCGCCGACGCAGCCGAGCAGGTGGAAAAGGAACCTCGCACCGCATCTCCCGCTCGCCGTCTCTGCGCCGCTGGCGCTTGGCGCCCTCATCCGGACGACCCCTTCCATTGGTCCGTTTGACGCTGGTTACCGG
This genomic window contains:
- a CDS encoding MarR family transcriptional regulator, yielding MNKKQATIEHHHFPWDHPRFRSWIAVARACQLMQQTLTRALADLDIKPPHLDILINLYRFDGISQQELARKLLVGRSNMSMLLPQLEKRGLIERRGDEKDKRVLRLSLTASGRELTEQAMEIQTALIEKSLDNEPIEDCLIVAQSMERLIAVLLKEEADLD
- the moaA gene encoding GTP 3',8-cyclase MoaA; protein product: MIDPFGRAVTYLRVSVTDRCDFRCTYCMAENMTFLPKKDLLTLEELNRLCSAFIAKGVRKLRLTGGEPLVRKNVMFLVRELGKHVHSGALDELTLTTNGSQLSRFAAELADCGVRRINVSLDTLDADKFKQITRWGEFSKVIEGIDAAQAAGIHVKINAVALKDLNDAEIPDMLRWAHGRGMDLTLIETMPMGEIDEDRTDHYLPLSEMRDRLAREFTLSDIAYKTGGPARYLSVTETGGRLGLITPMTHNFCESCNRVRLTCTGTLYMCLGQNDAADLRTPLRASDDDAYLSRVIDEAITRKPKGHDFIIDRTRNKPAVARHMSVTGG
- a CDS encoding DUF971 domain-containing protein, producing MSDIWPTELRVSKDRHRLTVTFNDGASFDLSAEMLRVLSPSAEVQGHGPGQGLTVPGKRNVSIISMTPTGNYAVRIGFDDFHDTGIFTWNYLRELGETGETLFAAYERDLAEKGMTRDKAEKPR